The sequence below is a genomic window from Paenibacillus sp. DCT19.
CCGTAATTCTCTTGAAGACGGCGTAAAAAGTATCTACATCCCGGTAGCCGACCAATTCGGCGATTAGGCTGACATTATGTTGTGAACTCTTTAGGAGTTCACAACTTTTTTGTATGCGCAGATGTTGAAGATAGGAACCAAACGTCTGCCCTGTATGTTTTATAAACAAACGTCCGAGGTGTTTCTCGCTCCAGCTGGATATACGCACGAGATCACGTAGATGAATCCGTTCTTGAATATGGTGACTCAGATACATAAGGATGTGTTCAAAATCATCTGTACTCGAATACGTTTGCATATAATCCTGTTGGTATTGTCGATAAGTTGTCACAACCAGTTGGCTAACCAAGGTGTATAGCATTGTTGAAAAGCCGGTGTCCAGAAGGGACGATTCTTTATACAGTCTAATCATTATTTCTTCAATCTGCTGATTATGATCTACGACATGTACGTAAGGCATCTGATTAAGTTCTAGATGTTTGAGGTGATCGCATATCGCTTGCTCCTGAATGATTGTACTAAGCGTTGAGGTCAGTTCAGCATTAAACAGGCAGTTATAAATAATAAGTGGAGTCACGGATAGGTTGGGACTGGAAGGCCGAAATACATGAGGTATACCGATCGGGATAACAAACAGCATACCTTTGTGCACAGAAATGACGTCTTCACCAATATGATGAAAGCCCTTTCCTTCTGCGACATAACAATACTCTACGAAGTCATGTGCATGGAACGGGGCATCAAAATTTTCCGAGCATCGATTCACAAATAATTTAAGACTATTGTTTAAAAAGAATTCACTTTTAAATAACTCAATCGCTGATCTCATAGGTAACACCTCAATTCATGGCCGAATTACCGGGTTAATTCGTCTGTATCACCGGGTATGATCTCTCAGAGGATCGATATAATTATAGCGTAAGACAGAATATGAAACCACGATGGAAAGGGATGTTTCTCTTATGTTGACGGTTCATCATCTTCGCTGTGAATATAAAATAAATCCAATCGGTCTGGATGTGAGGTCACCAAGATTAAGCTGGCATCTACAATCAGACCAGCGAAACTGTGTTCAGGTCGCCTACCAGATTCAATTAGTTCTACCGGATTCGCATGAGCAGATCGTGTGGGACTCCGGTAAGGTAATCTCCAACCAATCCATACATGTTGAATTAGATGGCTGGCTCCCAGCGGCGCGAACAAGGTATGTTTACCGGATTAAAGCCTGGGATAACTTCGAGAACGAATCAGACTGGTCAGATAGCGCGTTCTTCGAGATGGGGCTAATGGATAGCTCGGATACTTGGCGAGCAGCATGGATCTCGGCACCATCGCCAGCAGAAGAGGAGAAGGATGAATCATGCCCGCGTCTACGCACGTCGTTTCAACTGAGTAAGCCGGTAACTAAAGCAAGAATTTATGTCACAGCCCTTGGGTTATATGAACTTCATTTGAATAATAAACGTGTGGGAGAAGCGTATTTTACGCCGGGATGGACGAGTTATAGTAAGCGATTACAATATCAAACGTACGATATTACGGACTCTTTAGAGCTTGGTGAGAATACACTCGGCGCCTACTTAGGTGATGGATGGTATAAGGGATATCTGGGATGGAAGAATGAACAGCAATTTTATGGGAAAAGAACAGCCTTATTACTTGAACTTCACATCCTGTATGCAGACGGTTCAGAGGAATATATACTGACGAATGAACACTGGCAGTCTTCTTCAAGTGCAATTCTGATGTCTGATATCTATATGGGGGAGACATATGATGCCCGCCTGGAAACTGCATGGACAGATATTGATCCGTCTTCCTGGTCGCCGGTAGAAATACTGGATCATCCGAAAGATATCATCGTTGCTCAAGAGAATGTACCCGTTACGCAAGTGGAACATCTTCAACCTATAGCTATACTTACCACACCGCAGGGTGATCGTGTGCTTGATATGGGTCAGAACATGGTGGGATGTATGAAATTCACGATACAAGGTGAGTCAGGTCATGAAGTTGAGTTGTTACATGCCGAAATATTGGATCATGACGGTAATTTCTACACGGATAATCTGAGAGCTGCCAAGCAGCGAATTCAGTATACCCTCAAGGGAGGCGAGGCCGAGACGTATGAGCCCCACTTTACGTTTCAGGATTCCGTTATGTGAAGTTGATTGGTTTCCCAGAAGTGATTAATCTGCAAGATTTTACAGGAGTTGTTCTCCATTCCCATATGGAGCAGACGGGTGAATTCAAATGTTCTAGTCCTCTTGTGAATCAACTGCATCACAACATTTTGTGGGGGCAAAAGGGGAATTTCCTCGATGTGCCGACAGATTGTCCACAACGTGACGAACGTCTTGGGTGGACGGGAGACGCACAGATGTTTATCCGAACAGCGTCCTATTTGATGAACACGGCTCCATTCTTCACGAAGTGGCTTCGTGATCTAGGAGCAGACCAGCGTGAGGATGGCGGAATACCCTTTTACGTGCCTAATCCGAGTAGTGATATATTCTCCAATGATATGCAAGATACAGCTCACTCGTCAGCAGCCTGGGGAGACGCGGCGGTGATCTGTCCATGGACACTGTATGAAATGTACGGTGATAAACGACTGTTAGCTGAGCAATATGAAAGTATGAAACGCTGGGTGGACTATATTTATAATCAAGGTGAGAAGCCTTATCTTTGGAATACGGGTTTCCATTTTGGAGATTGGCTAGCTCTAGACTCCAAACCAGATAGCTACATTGGAGCGACCGATTCGGATTATGTAGCGACAGCCTTTTATGCCTATTCTGTATCTTTAACTAGAAAAGCAGCCTTGGCATTGGCACAGAATGAAGAAGCAGCGCATTATGGTGAATTACACGATCATATTGTTAAGGCATTTCGTGAGGAATTCGTAACACCTTCAGGTCGAATTGCGGTACCAACTCAGACGGCTGTAGTGCTGGCATTGCACTTTGATCTATTGGAGGAGTCTGGACGAGAACGAGCGATTGAGCAACTGAGCAAACTTATGGCTGAAGCGAATAATCATCTGACTACGGGATTTGTAGGCACGCCTTATCTGAATCCTGTACTTAGCGAGACAGGACAACATGAACTAGCTTACACCTTACTATTTCATGAGGATTATCCATCCTGGCTATATCAGGTCACTCAAGGTGCCACTACGATCTGGGAGCACTGGGATGGTATCAAGGAAGATGGCCGGATGTGGAGTGCTGACATGAACTCATTCAATCACTATGCATACGGTTCAATTGGCGAATGGTTGTATCGTTATGTGGCAGGTATACGTGCAGACGAAGAACGTCCTGGTTTCCAAGCCATCCATATCGAACCACAACCAGGGCCTGGGCTAGAATGGGTAGAAGCTAGTGTGGAGACGATGTATGGGAAAGTGGTTTCCAGTTGGACACGACAAGAACAGGGTGAGATACAGCTCAGTGTAGTTGTTCCGGTGAATACGACAGCAACAGTTGTGCTTCCCAATGTAGTATCTGATACAGTCCTGCTTGATGGGGCAGCGTTGGATCAGGCTTCAGATGTAAATGGCATTCATTTAAAGGCTGATCAGCTTCAAGTGATGTTGGGATCAGGAAGTTATACATTTCAGTATCCGGTGCAGTTAACGGAAGCGTAAAGATCATGTATTTTGAAATGAATGTCGAACTGTGTAGTATGTTGGAATATATAGTCGAAAAATGATATGTATCACCATTGTATTAGCCTCGCTCGCTGATTAAAATGAAGCATGGAATCTGGATTGCGGCCGGAACCTATCTTCTTTTATATCAGGCATAAGCGAGGTTTTATGTATGAATCAATCTGTTAATCGGCCCAAGCATATTGGCTATCTGGATTTCTATCGTGCCATTGCTATTATTGCAGTAGTTGCGATTCATGCTACTTCTACAGCAGTTACACATTATGCGAAGAATACGTTCCAGCAAGAGTTTTATTATTTTTGGAATCAATTTTTCCAATTTGCTGTACCGGCATTTCTATTTTTGTCTTCGCTCGTGCTATTCTACAATTACAACTCTAAGGCGAGAGATCGTGGCTGGGTTCCGGCCTTTTACAAGAAGCGTTTGCTGTATATTTTTGTTCCTTATCTCGTATGGTCATTCATTTACTTTGTCGTGAAGCAGGTTATTGCAGGTAAACAGCCTGTGGATCATTTGGAGCGATTTGCGGGCAACTCTTAACGGGAACTGCGCATACACATCTATACTTCTTTCTGATTATTCTGCAATTTTATGTTATCTTTCCTATATTGTTGTCCTTAACGAGGCATGCTGTCTTCACCAAATATATGCCACTATACTTCATTGCCGCACAGGCGGTGTTTTATATGATTCATCTTCAAGTGCATTTTGAACGTATGGGCAGTATGCTACCAAGTTATTTCATCGTCATTGGATTTGGAGCCTGGATGGGATTGAATTTCGAGAAAGCTCTTCGAATATTACATTCGTTTCGATTTGTTGTTCTTGCGGCGCTAATTGCCGGGGAGGCATTTTCATCTATGGTAGTTCATATGTGAAAATAATACTTGAAGACATGCCATTTGTTACATATGCATTATTGTTTGTATTTCGTAATCTGTTTACGTTGACGGCATGCTTACTGTTAATGCTAATCTGTGAGCAATTAGGGACTCGGAAAATAAAACATTCAAGCCCACTCAAGGTTAGAGCAATTTTGAATTCGCTTGGAACTGTCGCCTTTGGTGTGTTTCTCATTCATCCACTGGTATTGTTATTCTGGAGACGTGAGTTTACAACGGTGTTTGCCTCACATTTTAGTATGGGCATCATATTATCGTATCTTGCAGCTCTAGGATTGTCATGGTTACTTGCACTTGGTATTCGCAAAGTGAACTGGGGATGGGTATTAATTGGCCGTTAGATATTAAATATCATACTAATACATTGCTGAATGATAGAGATTTCAAGCTTCCTAACGAGGATTGCACGAAATCTCTTTTTTATTTTACTTGGAGCATGTATGATGGGTTAATGTTTAGTAAATTCAATATTTTGGAATTGGCGAGAGAGTTGCTGTAGACCTGCTTCCGAAGCAAATTTTGTTGAACTCATGGGTTACGCTGAAGGGAAATTAATAAAGGAAGTGAGAAAATTGTATATGCTTTTGGTACTTATTGTGGCAGCAGTGCTTGCTGTGTTAGTCCCGTTTGAGCCGATTCTGTTAATTGGTATTGCAGTAGCATTGGTGGCAGAGAACTACCGTCAAACGATGAAAATGCGAGAGGATATTTTGGCGATTAAGAACCATCTGGGACTGATGAATAAACAAGAAGCTGAGCAGTATGAGATGGAGCGTAAGAATAAAGATGTAAGTCAGTTAAGCCCTGATGAGATGAAAAGTTTAAACCAGGAGATTGAGGCAGAGCTTGAGCGAGATAGCAAAAAGAACACATAAGCGTTAGCGTCCTTATAAGTGTGTTCAAAAAGTTCAATTATGGAACTACCTTTTTGTACACGGACTTTTAGATCGGTATGATGCAGCTATATGGCAATAAAAATTAAATGTAACACGGCAGGCATGATCATGCTCATTCTGGCAATATTATGATTATAGATCGCTAAGGTGCGATGCCTTCTAGAGAGACAGATGGTTCTAATCATCCAAGACGACAGTAGTGGAGCGTAAGCCCTACAAAAGATAACCATGGAATATTAACTTTTTGTTGCACTATGTAGAATTTTGTAATAATATGAGGGAAGCGCGTACAACATATCGGGTTGTAACTGTTGAATCAGGCAAAGCCGTATACCTTGAGAAAAGGGATTGGTTTGTCTTTTTCTGTATATTGGAGTGATAAAGTGAAAATCGAGAAGGTGCTGAACAATAATGCTGTAGTTGCAATGAATGACGAGCAGGAAGTTATTATCATTGGCCGGGGATTGCTTACCAGAAGCGGGCGGGTGATATTGTTTCCGAGCAGCATATCGATAAGATATTTACTTTACAGAATGAAGATATTCAGGAAAACTTTAAGGCATTAATCTCAAGCATTCCTCTGGAGTACATGAAAGTGTCCGAGGAAATCATCGCCTACGCCAAATTAAAACTTGGCAAGAAATTGAATGAGAGCATCTATCTTCATCTTACAGATCATATTCACTTTGCCATTGAGCGGTATCGCAAGAACCTGCCTATACGTAACGGATTAATCTGGGAGACGAAGCAGTTGTACAAGGAAGAGTACGAAATCGGTTTGGAAGCACTTAATATGATCTGTGATCAGTTTGGTGTAATTCTGCCTGAGGACGAAGCCGGTTTTATGGCACTTCACTTTGTAAATGCTGCTTTGAATGAAGAAATGCCGAACATCAAGAGTATGACGCAGGTCATGCAAGAAATTCTGACAATCATCAAATATCATTTCAAGATTGATTTTGATGAGAATTCACTGACATTTTATCGCTTTGTGACGCATTTGAAATTTTTCGCTCAACGTTTAGTGAAGGGGAAACATTACAAGAGCAACAATGATGATGAACTGTTCCTGATGATTCAGAAAAAGTATCCAGCAGCACATAAGTGTTCCGAGAAGATTAAGAAATTCATTGAAAGCAACTACACGTATCAACTGACTGACGAAGAAATGATGTACTTAACAATTCATATTGAGAGAGTTGTGAACGCAACTTCTGAATAATCCCATAGATCAGCTTGCAGGGTTGCAACCACAAGGGCAAAACCTGAACGATTGAATGCAGAGCACTACCCCTAATAGGGAAATGTTTTGACATTCAGATGTTCAGGTTTTTTTTATTCTCTCCAATATACCTTTAATCCGTGTTTAATCAGAAAGGAAGAATAATACATGAAACACGAGCAATTAGCCAAAGACATTCTAACTGGTGTTGGTGGCAAACAAAATATTAATAGTGTTGTACACTGCGCGACCAGACTGCGATTCAAATTGAAAAATGACAACAATGCCCAAACGGACGAGCTCAAAAACCTCGACGGTGTTATCACTGTTATGCAGAGTGGAGGACAATATCAGGTCGTCGTAGGTAACGAAGTATCTGATGTCTACAAAGCACTGCTTCAAGTTGGGAATATGAGTGCTGATGAACCCGTGAGCGCAAGTGATGATGGTGACTCATCTGGCAAAAAAGAAAGCTTGCTTGGCCGTTTTATTGATTTGATCTCAGGTGTATTTACGCCAATTCTAGGTTTGCTTGCTGCAACAGGGATGATCAAAGGTTTCCTGTCCATGTTTACTTCACTTGAATGGATCGATCCTGCTTCCGGTACGTACCAATTGTTGAATGCAGCAGGTGACTGTCTGTTCTACTTCTTCCCAATCTTCTTGGGATACACAGCTATGAAAAAATTCGGTGGATCACCATTCCTTGGTATGGCATTCGGTGCATCACTGGTGTATCCGACGCTATCCGGATTAAGCACTGGAGATCCGCTGTATACGTTGTTTACAGGCACGTTGTTTGAATCACCGATTCATATTACGTTCTTAGGTATTCCAGTTATTTTGATGAGCTATTCTACATCCGTTATTCCAGTTATTATTGCTGCTTATTTTGGTTCCAAAGTAGAAGCATTCTTCAAGAAAATTATTCCGTCTGTGGTGAGAACATTCCTCACGCCATTCTTCACTATTCTCATCGTTGTACCCGTAACGTTCCTTTTGATCGGTCCAATCGCAACATGGGCAAGTCAGTTGATCGGTGCAGGTGTAACAGGTATTTATGACTTGAGTCCTTTGGTAACAGGTATTGTTGTTGGTGGATTGTGGCAAGTATTGGTTATCTTCGGTCTTCACTGGGGAATTGTGCCGATCATGCTTCTGAATCTGTCCACATTAAAAGCAGACCCTATTTTGGCTATGATGTTTGCTGCTTCATTTGCACAAATTGGTGCGGTTCTTGGTGTCATGTTGAAAACGAAAAATACTAAACTTAAATCATTGGGTGTACCTGCTTTTGTATCAGGGATCTTCGGTGTAACCGAGCCAGCAATTTATGGTCTTACGTTGCCACTGAAAAAACCATTTATTATGAGCTGTATTGCTTCAGCTGCAGCGGGTGGTATCGTTGGATTCGCAGGTTCCAAATTGTTTGTATTCGCTTCAGGGATTTTCGGTATCCCTGCTCTAATTAGCCCAACAGAAGGAATTAACTATGAATTCTGGATGGCTATGATCGCTACTGTAGTTGCCTTTGTACTGGCATTTGTATTGGTATATGTGATTGGGTTCAATGATCCTGCTAACCCAGAGGCTGCTAAACAGACACCAGAGCCAGTAAAAGAAGAGAAGACTGCTCTTGAGCCTAATCCGAACAATCGTTACGAAATTTCCAGCCCAATGACGGGTGAAGTTGTTCCACTGCAACAAATTAACGATGCTACATTCGCGGGTGAGCATATGGGTAAAGGGATTGCCGTTCGTCCAACAAGTGGTAGAGTAGTATCCCCTATTAATGGTGTGGTGCAGACGATTTACCGTACTAAACATGCGATTGGACTTGTGGATGATCAAGGTGTAGAGATTCTAATTCATATTGGTCAAGATACGGTACAGCTCAAAGGTCAGCATTTCACAGCACACGTGAAGGATGGAGACCGTGTGAGTGTTGGCGACCTAATTGTTGAGTTTGATCTGCAAGCCATTGTTGAAGCAGGTTATGAGATTGTCACGCCTATTATCGTAACAAACACAGCGGACTATCTGGATGTGGTAGGTACGACTGCTCAGAACGTGCAAGAGAAGGATAAATTGATCACCGTAATTGGTTAAATCTAGTTTATTGTGCAATCATTTATTGGATCATATGATACAACTCAAAGACAACTTCGAGCTTTTCGAAGTTGTCTTTTTCTTGTGCGCCCAGCATGGACGCTATCTTTAGGGTTCAAGTCCCGAATGGCGAAGGCAGTAGTAGCCATAGCTCAAGGCAAGGGTGTCCATCGTGAGGTGGAATCTGAAGGAAGCTGGCGGCAAATCTCCGGCCTGAGGAATACGAACTTCATATAAGGCTAACGTGCGTTGGATGAGACTGCAAGACAAGTCAAAGTCCTTACTGCCGAAGGCGTGCGAGAGTAAATGGAGCAGGTAGATGGAGAGGAAGATAGCGTTCTTACCTGGGGAGATCTGTACGAGAGCGAAGTGAACTTCGTAACCTTGTTCGCGAGGACAAGATGAACGTACAGAAGTCAGCAGAGGCCATAGTACGCAAGCTGTTGCAACAGCTTGCGGAAGGGCTGAACATGAAATAGGAACGGATCAACTTGGCGTTCGGGGATGAGCGTTGAAAGCAGACAATCCCAGTTTTTTTTTTTTTGAAGGGACCTATCCGAGGAAAGTAGCGGTGAATACGCGAGGGTACTCAGGAAGGGCAGAGCCCTCTACGGCACAAAGAGAAGAAACGTTCACGCAAGGGAGTGTATCGAAAGATGATTGAGAAAATGCTGTCACGAGCAAACATGCTGTCGGCTCTAGCAAGGGTCGAGACGAACAAAGGAAGTCATGGCGTAGATGGCATGTCGGTAAAAGACTTACGCAGACACATCGTACAAAACTGGCAAGCCATTCGCGAAAGCGTAGAGAGCGGAACCTATGAGCCCAGTCCAGTCCGTCGGGTCGAAATCCCGAAACCGAACGGTGGAACTCGGGTTTTAGGGATACCTACTGTGACAGACCGACTCATTCAGCAGGCGATCACGCAAGTATTAACACCTGTATTTGACCCAACGTTTTCCGAGCGAAGCTATGGATTCCGTCCACAAAGACGAGGACATGACGCAGTGAGGAAAGCACGGAATTATATGCAAGAGGGACATCGCATTGTAATAGACATAGACTTGGAGAAATTCTTCGACCGTATCCATCATGACCGCCTAATGGCGAAGCTGGCGGAACGAGTTACGGACAAAACAGTACTGAAACTCATTCGAAAGTATTTGCAGGCAGGAGTCATGGAGGGTGGTCTTGTTCAAGCATCAACGGAAGGAGCGCCGCAAGGAGGTCCGCTGAGTCCGTTATTATCCAACATCGTCCTTGACGAATTAGATAAGGAACTGGAAAAGAGGAACCTTCACTTCGTGAGATATGCCGATGACTGTAACATCTACGTTAAAACGTGGAAAGCAGGGCACCGCGTGATGAAATCCATTACCGCATATATCGAAGGAAAACTGAAACTGAGGGTCAATCGAGAGAAAAGTGCGGTAGACCGCCCATGGAAACGGAAGTTTCTAGGGTTTACATTCAGCTGGGATAAGAAGAACCCACGCATAAAGATCGCAAAACCATCTTTAGAGCGAGTCAAAGCAAAGATCAGAACGATCACTTCACGCAGCAAAGCGAGCCCAATCGAGATGCGAATAAAGGAATTAAATCAATATTTGACGGGTTGGTGTGGTTATTACGCACTCGTGGATACGAAAAGCGTGTTCCGAGAGTTGGATGAATGGACAAGAAGAAGACTTCGGATGTGTGTCTGGAAGCAGTGGAAGGAACCCAAGACAAAGGTAAGAAAACTGCAGTCGATGGGAGTCCCGAAGCAGAAAGCCTATGAGTGGGGAAACTCGAGGAAGAAATATTGGCGTATCGCATGTAGCCCAATTCTCCACCGAGCGCTGAATAGCCAATACTGGTCAGCCCTTGGTCTGAGAAGCCTAACGGACAGATATAATCAATTGCGGAATATGACATGAACCGCCGTATACCGAACGGTACGTACGGTGGTGTGAGAGGTCGGGGGCTTGGCGCCCCCTCCTACTCGATTTCCAAATACCGGGAAATAAATATTAGAAATTTTTTAAAAAAACTGTTGCAAATGTAGTTCAGATGTACTATTATGAATTCAAGAAGTAAGCGCATACATCAATCGGATTGTAACTGTTCAATCAGGCAATTCCGACCAACCTTGGTCAGTGAAGATTGATCGCAACTTACTTTAGTTATTAAGATAACTAAATACCAATGTGTACAGCCTTACAGGGTTGCAACCGTTAAGGGCAAAACCTGAATTGCTGAATAACACGACTTATTTCCGGATGATCCGGTACGTTGTGTATGTTCAGTAGTTCAGGTTTTCTTTGTTTCAAAGGCATGGATGAGACACACTTAGAGGGGGAAATACAATGAGTAACTACGATCAATTGGCCAAGGATATTCTGTCACGTGTAGGTGGTCCTGAGAATGTTAACAGCGTGTTCCATTGCGTAACAAGATTGCGGTTTAAACTGAAAAATGAAAGCGTAGCCAAAACGGAAGAACTTAAAAATCTACCAGGTGTTATTACCGTAATGCAGAGTGGTGGACAGTATCAAGTAGTTATCGGTAATGAAGTGCCGGATGTATATAAAGCCGTAGTAAAAGCAGGAAATTTGTCTGCTGAAGGTCAGGTCGATGAGAATGATGCAGACTCTGGTCCTAAAGGAAATTTGTTTAACCGTTTTGTAGATATGATCTCAGGGGTATTCACTCCAGTGCTCGGCTTGCTAGCAGCGACTGGGATGATCAAAGGTTTCACAGCTATGTTCGTAGCGTTGGATGGATTAATAATACTGAAGGTACGTATGCATTGCTGAATGCAGTGGGAGATTGCTTATTTTACTTCTTCCCGATCTTCCTTGGATACACAGCAATTAAAAAATTTGGTGGAAGCCCATTCCTAGGTATGGCGATTGGAGCATCGCTGGTATATCCGACGCTTGCGGGAATTCGCGCTGGAGAACCGTTGTATACATTGTTTGCAGGAACCTTATTTGAATCACCGATTCGAATTGAGTTTCTAGGTATACCGGTTATCTTGATGGATTATGCTTCATCCGTTATTCCGATCATCATTGCAACATTCTTTGCAGTCAAAATTGAAAGATTCTTTAAAAAGATTATGCCTAAAGTAGTCAGCAATTTTTTGGTTCCTTTCTGCACATTGCTAGTTATCGTACCACTTACGTTCTTGGTCATTGGCCCGGTTGCTACATGGGCAGGTCAACTGTTGGGTGCATTCACATCTTCGATTTACGGCTTGAGTCCACTGCTTACAGGTATCGTGATTGGTGGTTTATGGCAAGTGTTCGTTTTGTTCGGACTTCACTGGGGACTTGTTCCATTAGTATTCGTTAACCTGGCAACTCTTGGATATGACTCGATTCTGGCCTTGTCTTTCGCAGCATCATTTGCTCAAACAGGAGCCGTGCTTGCAGTAACGCTCAAAACGAAAAACGCGAAGTATAAAACGCTGGGCGCACCGGCAGTGATATCAGGTATTTTTGGGTAACTGAACCAGCCATTTATGGTATCTCGCTCCCATTGAAAAAACCATTCATTATGAGCTGTATAGCTGCAGCAATTGGTGGCGGTATTCTCGGCTTTGTTGGAACAAAAGGATACATTATCGGCGGACTTGGTATTTTCGGATTCCCAAGCTATATCA
It includes:
- the ltrA gene encoding group II intron reverse transcriptase/maturase; amino-acid sequence: MIEKMLSRANMLSALARVETNKGSHGVDGMSVKDLRRHIVQNWQAIRESVESGTYEPSPVRRVEIPKPNGGTRVLGIPTVTDRLIQQAITQVLTPVFDPTFSERSYGFRPQRRGHDAVRKARNYMQEGHRIVIDIDLEKFFDRIHHDRLMAKLAERVTDKTVLKLIRKYLQAGVMEGGLVQASTEGAPQGGPLSPLLSNIVLDELDKELEKRNLHFVRYADDCNIYVKTWKAGHRVMKSITAYIEGKLKLRVNREKSAVDRPWKRKFLGFTFSWDKKNPRIKIAKPSLERVKAKIRTITSRSKASPIEMRIKELNQYLTGWCGYYALVDTKSVFRELDEWTRRRLRMCVWKQWKEPKTKVRKLQSMGVPKQKAYEWGNSRKKYWRIACSPILHRALNSQYWSALGLRSLTDRYNQLRNMT
- a CDS encoding family 78 glycoside hydrolase catalytic domain encodes the protein MLTVHHLRCEYKINPIGLDVRSPRLSWHLQSDQRNCVQVAYQIQLVLPDSHEQIVWDSGKVISNQSIHVELDGWLPAARTRYVYRIKAWDNFENESDWSDSAFFEMGLMDSSDTWRAAWISAPSPAEEEKDESCPRLRTSFQLSKPVTKARIYVTALGLYELHLNNKRVGEAYFTPGWTSYSKRLQYQTYDITDSLELGENTLGAYLGDGWYKGYLGWKNEQQFYGKRTALLLELHILYADGSEEYILTNEHWQSSSSAILMSDIYMGETYDARLETAWTDIDPSSWSPVEILDHPKDIIVAQENVPVTQVEHLQPIAILTTPQGDRVLDMGQNMVGCMKFTIQGESGHEVELLHAEILDHDGNFYTDNLRAAKQRIQYTLKGGEAETYEPHFTFQDSVM
- a CDS encoding alpha-L-rhamnosidase C-terminal domain-containing protein, giving the protein MKLIGFPEVINLQDFTGVVLHSHMEQTGEFKCSSPLVNQLHHNILWGQKGNFLDVPTDCPQRDERLGWTGDAQMFIRTASYLMNTAPFFTKWLRDLGADQREDGGIPFYVPNPSSDIFSNDMQDTAHSSAAWGDAAVICPWTLYEMYGDKRLLAEQYESMKRWVDYIYNQGEKPYLWNTGFHFGDWLALDSKPDSYIGATDSDYVATAFYAYSVSLTRKAALALAQNEEAAHYGELHDHIVKAFREEFVTPSGRIAVPTQTAVVLALHFDLLEESGRERAIEQLSKLMAEANNHLTTGFVGTPYLNPVLSETGQHELAYTLLFHEDYPSWLYQVTQGATTIWEHWDGIKEDGRMWSADMNSFNHYAYGSIGEWLYRYVAGIRADEERPGFQAIHIEPQPGPGLEWVEASVETMYGKVVSSWTRQEQGEIQLSVVVPVNTTATVVLPNVVSDTVLLDGAALDQASDVNGIHLKADQLQVMLGSGSYTFQYPVQLTEA
- a CDS encoding beta-glucoside-specific PTS transporter subunit IIABC — encoded protein: MKHEQLAKDILTGVGGKQNINSVVHCATRLRFKLKNDNNAQTDELKNLDGVITVMQSGGQYQVVVGNEVSDVYKALLQVGNMSADEPVSASDDGDSSGKKESLLGRFIDLISGVFTPILGLLAATGMIKGFLSMFTSLEWIDPASGTYQLLNAAGDCLFYFFPIFLGYTAMKKFGGSPFLGMAFGASLVYPTLSGLSTGDPLYTLFTGTLFESPIHITFLGIPVILMSYSTSVIPVIIAAYFGSKVEAFFKKIIPSVVRTFLTPFFTILIVVPVTFLLIGPIATWASQLIGAGVTGIYDLSPLVTGIVVGGLWQVLVIFGLHWGIVPIMLLNLSTLKADPILAMMFAASFAQIGAVLGVMLKTKNTKLKSLGVPAFVSGIFGVTEPAIYGLTLPLKKPFIMSCIASAAAGGIVGFAGSKLFVFASGIFGIPALISPTEGINYEFWMAMIATVVAFVLAFVLVYVIGFNDPANPEAAKQTPEPVKEEKTALEPNPNNRYEISSPMTGEVVPLQQINDATFAGEHMGKGIAVRPTSGRVVSPINGVVQTIYRTKHAIGLVDDQGVEILIHIGQDTVQLKGQHFTAHVKDGDRVSVGDLIVEFDLQAIVEAGYEIVTPIIVTNTADYLDVVGTTAQNVQEKDKLITVIG
- a CDS encoding AraC family transcriptional regulator, whose product is MRSAIELFKSEFFLNNSLKLFVNRCSENFDAPFHAHDFVEYCYVAEGKGFHHIGEDVISVHKGMLFVIPIGIPHVFRPSSPNLSVTPLIIYNCLFNAELTSTLSTIIQEQAICDHLKHLELNQMPYVHVVDHNQQIEEIMIRLYKESSLLDTGFSTMLYTLVSQLVVTTYRQYQQDYMQTYSSTDDFEHILMYLSHHIQERIHLRDLVRISSWSEKHLGRLFIKHTGQTFGSYLQHLRIQKSCELLKSSQHNVSLIAELVGYRDVDTFYAVFKRITGTTPHMYRKSYTSD
- a CDS encoding acyltransferase family protein; its protein translation is MNQSVNRPKHIGYLDFYRAIAIIAVVAIHATSTAVTHYAKNTFQQEFYYFWNQFFQFAVPAFLFLSSLVLFYNYNSKARDRGWVPAFYKKRLLYIFVPYLVWSFIYFVVKQVIAGKQPVDHLERFAGNS